One genomic segment of Vulpes lagopus strain Blue_001 chromosome 9, ASM1834538v1, whole genome shotgun sequence includes these proteins:
- the RP1 gene encoding oxygen-regulated protein 1, with the protein MSETSSTSVSMIHRSFEGQIPPRHLSVMHPVVAKKISFYKSGDPQFGGVKVVVNPRSFKTFDALLDNLSRKVPLPFGVRNISTPRGRHSITRLEELEDGASYLCSHRRKAQPVDLDKARRRPRPWLSSRAISAHAQRSPPISVGAAGAPGMLRAPRRLLVFRNGDPKMRRVVVMSRRVTPSFQAFLQHLTEVMRFPVTKLYATDGRKVPSLQAVILSSGAVVAAGREPFKPGNYDIQKYLLSARLPGTSHHVYIKGNTRSESRKMSTHVPSSPRSQIYSVSSGKMHNNDCYSDHSFASENYLALEKNDSQNLLIYPSEDDIEKSIIFNQDGTMTVEMKVRFKIKEEETIKWTTVSRASLSHNNEKCEVGCFPGRTDDQSSHLKIAACSLSADVSSLEKDNNQEVSLTEEINTQITDQETETCTSVSWENGAMDTNIVQGTQDQAKHHFYRPPTPGPKRVRQKSVRGSVTLVSETEVEEEMIRQFSYSEAREDGENKSEYHMFTHSCSKMSSVSNKPLLVQINNNEQMESSLERKKESRLLKSGAICAGVEITNQKMLEMSHDNGSPQTISENSIVEEVIVDSLTSDNKTNIKILRPYSRTRDRFSPILADTTHSLSNDSGIDKTVSEIPALVESSTVTTRIDRLINEFAQCDLTKFPANEKQTSLSVASKKKMKSRQQVINSRHQVRKIATKGILSKSKRINTGCRIAQEIILEGSDGSLKGGVVCEEDLHVSDTVIESNYCPQSDLNPVNSKNFHVNKLNTLQNPKRVQGLLAKRKSRPLTKVSLGGPTKREIGQGDKVFPHNDFRYCKNNFEDQNVFPMFNFLEQKPSDFCGPQGQTEIASWYLGGITKKNLVSKVNNSHITLKTQKKQKGDKLKSSTTVSKQQVTTRANSLGSLKKAVFPEAVSHHSVQNYIQRWLQNTNPHSALPPRKSAPIYKKDSVVSCNNNGFAGTKSHTSSGEGNNFARESNKYITKNASLTENLGKKVGKFFDKVNSEELSKDLYENQVESLNDACLLPLHENCALSQSAIGDHNTKIQVCAEKLGPEISLVYQEINVATKRHSVEAAIQVDLTEEDTSKDPLPILLLRQLQALVPSIHKTQNGITQMPGSLADIPFSSPICKSYTNVLLAWLLVLTLKGSINSFCQGDAHKTTNRASEILGLLEVLRHTAITEEADDLKAAVANLVESTTNHFGLTEKEQDMVPVGLSANCSTPNLQRVPKCVENEKTQKISSGGGDSASEHCGPEACVSELTCSCQMCIVNKTCPPKETCNVSDIFCPSDGCTVDQTPMSKACFQGEVCSLTDALSSHKACAHEENHSRKATCPIDEAYIPNKICNTSDFLIFKENTCTDNLGLTEELERINKVQKDLNILADPGCKHSFNILVSDQNISNLSYSSFPINETEPEFDKERSSVAEFENYSLKTFQGKNAYTSSDREDSKTSEEPGSITNSMTSSERNISELESFEELENQDTDTFHMKVNAREQAAEELIQKELEASKNLQLIDGSRRNITEEEERNGTICEAIQRRLATPPSLVFCYDSKQNTEKELNEGETKMRVKMMVKSMEIGSYSESSLDFKNDFIGPVTSDWSEFRPSSENEQPYKTSSDGPNGSCEEIVQDKDYNKGFVKRTIEKLYSKGEIIKPSFFSGSIHRSQVCPYNSVEFQCARKVDLYDSEGQSFGSSEQLSSNSSMLQKFLEEGQDKCDFNDVRANYHGGDIVGHGTKQNDHNRIIRDIEEGVLIDKGKWLLKENHLLRISSPENSGLYGNADTLSVDTLLNNDNEVPYSHFGNLAPDPNMAELSSSELEELSQPLELKCSYFNMPHCSDSEPFCEDLLDVQNKTCARETIPVHHAEEKANHKSERVCTSVTHGFTSAGNKVHPVSDDTIKNQPLPANNAIHGALQEGDSLDKLYAICGQHCPILTVIIQPINEEDRGFAYCKNSDIENFLGLHLWMKVHPYLLPSNKTIFRDDNNKVNGRKAFIDNAFDDTFDLMDKRKLRNLKGISSLGLEEENNLKKFQLYLKKKFCVNFLHTSLLIVDNRNSDTRDSINQTNEIFEVVDENNNFLNSRFQNSRTNLNQVVRENSDFFFEMHGQTCLFYQVETSLNISNRNTVEIFYVFEDENLFIWEEESQFDLESNDEDL; encoded by the exons GTTCCCAGTCTCCAGGCAGTGATCCTGAGCTCTGGAGCTGTGGTGGCAGCAGGAAGGGAGCCATTTAAACCAGGAAATTATGACATCCAGAAGTACTTGCTTTCTGCAAGATTACCAGGGACCTCTCATCATGTATACATCAAGGGAAATACTAGATcagaaagcagaaaga TGAGCACACATGTGCCTTCAAGCCCAAGGTCCCagatttattctgtttcttctggCAAAATGCATAATAATGATTGCTACTCAGACCATTCTTTTGCTTCTGAAAATTACTTGGCcttggaaaaaaatgattctcAGAATTTACTGATATACCCTTCTGAAGATGATATTgagaaatcaattatttttaatcaagATGGCACCATGACAGTTGAGATGAAAGTTCGATTTAAGATAAAAGAGGAGGAAACCATAAAGTGGACCACTGTCAGTAGAGCTAGTCTTTCTCATAACAATGAAAAGTGTGAGGTAGGCTGTTTTCCGGGAAGAACAGATGATCAGTCATCTCATTTAAAGATTGCAGCATGCTCATTGTCTGCAGATGTCTCATCCCTGGAGAAAGACAATAATCAAGAGGTCAGTTTGACAGAGGAAATAAACACTCAAATAACAGATCAAGAGACTGAAACTTGCACTTCTGTTAGTTGGGAGAATGGTGCTATGGACACAAACATTGTCCAGGGGACTCAGGATCAAGCAAAGCATCATTTTTATAGGCCCCCTACACCTGGACCAAAGAGAGTGAGACAAAAATCTGTGAGAGGGAGTGTGACCTTGGTTTCTGAAACCGAAGTTGAAGAGGAAATGATTAGACAATTTTCCTATAGTGAAGCAAGGGAAGATGGGGAAAACAAATCTGAGTATCACATGTTCACACATTCTTGCAGTAAAATGTCATCAGTATCTAACAAACCACTGCTTGTTCAGATCAATAACAATGAGCAGATGGAATCatctttagaaaggaaaaaggaaagcagattGCTCAAGTCAGGTGCAATATGTGCTGGTGTAGAAATTACAAATCAGAAGATGTTAGAGATGTCTCATGATAATGGCTCGCCGCAGACAATATCAGAAAACTCAATTGTGGAGGAAGTTATAGTTGATAGTTTAACATCAGACAACAAAACTAATATCAAAATCTTAAGGCCTTATAGTAGGACCAGGGATAGATTCAGCCCTATTTTAGCAGATACAACTCATTCTTTAAGTAACGACTCTGGAATTGACAAAACTGTTTCTGAGATCCCAGCTTTAGTAGAGTCTTCCACTGTTACCACAAGAATTGACAGACTAATTAATGAATTTGCTCAGTGTGATTTAACAAAATTTCCAGCAAATGAAAAGCAGACTTCGTTATCTGTTGCCAGCAAAAAGAAGATGAAGTCTCGGCAACAAGTGATAAATTCTAGGCATCAGGTCCGGAAGATTGCAACCAAAGGAATTCTTAGTAAGAGTAAGAGAATAAACACAGGATGTAGAATTGCACAGGAAATCATATTGGAGGGTTCAGATGGTTCCCTTAAAGGAGGAGTAGTTTGTGAGGAAGACCTCCATGTAAGTGATACGGTAATTGAATCAAATTATTGTCCCCAAAGTGATCTCAATCCTGTAAATTCCAAGAATTtccatgtaaataaattaaatactctTCAGAATCCTAAGAGGGTTCAAGGACTTTTAGCTAAAAGAAAATCCAGACCACTAACCAAAGTAAGTTTAGGAGGACCTACAAAAAGAGAAATTGGTCAGGGAGATAAAGTATTTCCCCATAATGACTTTAGgtattgcaaaaataattttgaagatcAAAATGTATTTCCTATGTTTAACTTCCTTGAGCAAAAACCCAGTGATTTTTGTGGACCACAGGGCCAAACAGAAATAGCATCTTGGTATTTGGGAGGAATTACTAAGAAAAATTTAGTTTCAAAAGTTAATAATTCACACATAACtttaaaaactcagaagaaacaaaaaggggATAAGTTAAAATCAAGTACTACTGTAAGTAAACAACAAGTTACAACCAGGGCAAATTCCTTAGGTTCTTTGAAAAAAGCTGTTTTTCCTGAGGCTGTTAGCcatcattcagttcaaaattaTATACAGAGATGGTTGCAGAACACAAATCCACATTCAGCTTTGCCACCTAGAAAATCAGCTCCAATATACAAAAAGGATAGTGTGGTAAGTTGTAACAACAATGGTTTTGCAGGAACTAAGTCCCACACAAGTTctggagaaggaaataattttgcTAGAGAAAGTAacaaatatataactaaaaatgCCAGTTTGACAGAAAATCTAGGTAAAAAAGTAGGTAAATTTTTTGACAAAGTTAACAGTGAAGAACTTTCTAAAGATCTCTATGAGAACCAGGTTGAATCTCTGAATGATGCTTGCTTGCTTCCCTTGCATGAAAATTGTGCTTTGTCACAGTCAGCTATTGGTGATCATAATACTAAAATCCAGGTATGTGCTGAAAAATTAGGACCAGAGATAAGCCTTGTTTACCAAGAGATAAATGTAGCTACAAAAAGGCACAGTGTAGAAGCTGCTATTCAAGTAGATCTTACAGAAGAAGACACTTCAAAAGATCCTTTACCAATCTTACTGCTTCGCCAACTGCAAGCTTTAGTTCCTAGTATTCATAAGACTCAGAATGGAATTACTCAAATGCCAGGTTCACTTGCAGatattcccttctcttccccaatATGTAAGTCTTATACTAATGTTCTTCTAGCTTGGCTTCTGGTACTAACCTTAAAAGGAAGTATAAATAGCTTCTGTCAAGGTGATGCTCACAAGACTACCAACAGAGCTTCAGAAATACTTGGATTATTGGAGGTCCTAAGGCATACTGCCATCACAGAGGAAGCTGATGATTTGAAGGCTGCTGTTGCCAATTTAGTGGAATCAACCACAAATCACTTTGGACTCACTGAGAAAGAACAAGACATGGTTCCAGTAGGACTTTCTGCAAATTGTTCCACACCCAACCTTCAGAGAGTTCCTAAGTGcgttgaaaatgaaaaaacacagaaaatctcTTCAGGTGGAGGCGACTCTGCCAGTGAGCACTGTGGCCCTGAAGCCTGTGTTTCAGAGTTGACTTGTTCATGTCAGATGTGCATTGTGAATAAGACCTGTCCTCCAAAAGAGACTTGTAACGTCAGTGACATTTTTTGCCCTAGTGATGGCTGTACTGTTGATCAGACTCCCATGAGTAAGGCTTGTTTCCAAGGAGAGGTCTGTTCACTTACTGATGCTCTATCTTCCCACAAGGCTTGTGCTCATGAAGAAAACCATAGTCGTAAGGCAACTTGCCCAATTGATGAGGCCTACATTCCCAACAAAATCTGTAACAccagtgattttttaatttttaaagaaaacacatgtACTGATAATTTGGGATTGACTGAAGAATTAGAAAGAATCAATAAAGTTcagaaagatttaaatattttggcaGACCCTGGGTGTAAACATAGCTTTAATATATTGGTATCAGACCAGAATATCAGCAATTTAAGCTACTCTAGCTTTCCCATAAATGAAACTGAACCAGAATTTGATAAGGAACGTAGTTCTGTAGCtgaatttgaaaattattcattaaagacatttCAGGGTAAAAATGCATATACATCCTCTGATAGGGAAGACTCAAAGACTTCTGAAGAACCAGGCTCAATTACCAATAGCATGACATCAAGTGAAAGAAACATTTCAGAATTGGAATCTtttgaagaattagaaaaccaGGACACTGATACCTTTCATATGAAGGTAAATGCAAGAGAGCAGGCCGCTGAAGAATTGATCCAAAAAGAGTTAGAGGCTAGTAAAAATTTGCAATTGATCGACGGCTCCAGAAGGAACattacagaagaagaagaaagaaatggtacAATTTGCGAGGCAATCCAAAGGAGGCTGGCAACACCACCATCTTTAGTGTTTTGCTATGATTCTAAGCAAAATACTGAAAAGGAACTCAATGAAGGAGAAACTAAAATGAGGGTAAAAATGATGGTGAAAAGCATGGAAATTGGAAGTTATTCAGAGTCctctcttgattttaaaaatgacttcataGGACCAGTGACTTCTGATTGGTCTGAATTTAGACCAAGCAGTGAGAATGAGCAGCCATATAAAACATCCAGTGATGGCCCCAATGGCAGTTGTGAGGAAATTGTTCAAGACAAGGACTATAATAAAGGATTTGTTAAAAGGACAATAGAAAAACTTTACAGTAAAGGGGAAATCATtaaaccatcttttttttctgggtCTATACACAGATCTCAGGTTTGTCCTTATAATTCTGTCGAATTTCAGTGTGCTAGGAAAGTAGATCTTTATGATTCTGAAGGTCAGTCATTTGGCTCTTCTGAACAGCTCTCTAGTAATTCATCTATGTTGCAGAAATTTCTAGAAGAAGGACAAGATAAATGTGACTTTAATGATGTGAGGGCCAATTATCATGGAGGAGACATCGTAGGACATGGTACAAAACAAAACGATCATAACAGAATCATCAGAGACATAGAAGAAGGAGTACTGATTGATAAAGGAAAGTGGCTCctgaaagaaaatcatttgttAAGAATATCATCTCCTGAAAATTCTGGCTTATATGGCAATGCAGACACCCTATCAGTGGATACTCTACTTAATAATGACAATGAAGTACCATATTCCCATTTCGGAAATTTGGCCCCAGACCCAAACATGGCTGAGCTGTCCTCTTCAGAATTGGAGGAATTGAGTCAACCCCTTGAACTGAAATGCAGTTATTTTAATATGCCTCATTGTAGTGATTCTGAGCCTTTTTGTGAGGATTTGCTAGATGTTCAAAATAAAACTTGTGCCAGGGAGACAATACCAGTTCATCATGCAGAGGAGAAGGCTAATCATAAATCAGAAAGAGTATGCACATCAGTAACTCATGGCTTTACATCTGCTGGTAACAAAGTTCATCCTGTCTCTGATGATACTATTAAAAATCAACCTTTGCCTGCTAATAATGCAATTCATGGTGCACTTCAGGAAGGCGACTCTCTGGATAAACTCTATGCTATCTGTGGACAGCATTGCCCGATACTAACTGTTATCATCCAGCCTATAAATGAGGAAGACCGAGGATTTGCATATTGCAAAAATTCTGATATTGAAAATTTCTTGGGCCTCCATTTATGGATGAAAGTACATCCATATTTACTACCATCAAACAAAACCATATTTAGAGATGATAACAATAAAGTAAATGGTAGAAAAGCATTTATTGATAATGCCTTTGATGATACATTTGACTTGatggataaaagaaaattaagaaatttaaaaggaattaGTTCATTGGGcttagaggaagaaaataatttaaagaaatttcaattatatttaaagaaaaagttttgtgTGAATTTCTTGCACACATCATTGTTGATTGTGGATAATAGGAATTCAGATACACGTGACTCCATTAATCAgacaaatgaaatctttgaagTAGTTGATGAGAATAATAATTTCTTGAATAGCAGATTTCAGAACTCAAGAACAAATCTCAACCAAGTAGTAAGAGAAAATAGTGACTTCTTTTTTGAAATGCATGGTCAGACTTGCCTATTTTACCAAGTTGAAACATCCTTAAATATTAGTAACAGAAATAcagtagaaatattttatgtatttgaggatgaaaatctttttatttggGAAGAGGAAAGCCAATTTGATCTTGAAAGCAATGAtgaagatttataa